The Syntrophorhabdus sp. DNA window GTGTCCTACACCAAGGGTGCACCCGATGTCCTCATCGAGCGGGCCCGGACGATGTGGGTGAACGGAATGAAAGAACCCTTGAAGAAGGAAGGGATCCTCGCCGCGAATGAAGACATGGCGAAGAGGGGCCTTCGGGTCCTGTGCGTGGCAATGCGGACCTGGGAAACACTCCCCGGAGAATGCTCCATCGACACGATGGAAAATGACCTCACCATACTTGGCCTCGTCGGAATGATGGACCCGCCCCGGGATGAGGCGAAAGAAGCCGTCGATCTCTGCAGGACGGCGGGCATCAGGCCCGTCATGATCACCGGGGACCATCCCGTCACGGCCGCCGCCATCGCGAAACGCATCGGCATACTTGACGAGTCAAGCGATGGCGTCATGAGCGGAAAGGAGCTTGCCGCGCTCGGCGATGATGTCTTCGCGTCAAAGGTGGAGCACATTCAGGCCTACGCGCGGGTCGCCCCCGAGCAGAAATTGAAGATCGTCAAGGCCCTGCAGGAGAGACACCAGTTCGTGGCGATGACCGGTGACGGCGTCAACGACGCCCCCGCCCTCAAACGGGCCGACATCGGTGTCGCCATGGGCATCACGGGCACGGATGTCTCCAAGGAGGCCGCCCACATGATCCTCCTCGACGACAACTTCTCGACCATCGTGCAGGCAGTGCGGGAAGGAAGGAAGATATACGACAACATCCGCAAATTCATCCGGTACCTTCTCGCGACGAACACGGGGGAGATCATGACGATATTCTTCGCGCAGATCCTGGGTTTTCCCATCCCCCTCCTGCCCATACACATCCTCTGGGTCAACCTGGTCACGGACAGCCTCCCCGCCCTCGCCCTTTCCGTGGAGCCGGCGGAAGACGACGTCATGAGGCGGCCGCCGAGAAACCCGAGGGAAAGCATCTTCTCCGGCGGCCTCGGCATCCAGACGATCTGGGTGGGGGGCCTCATGGCCTTTCTCGTCCTCTCCATGCAGTACGTCTCCATGACAGCATGCCACGGGAAATGGCAAACCATGGTCTTCACGGTGCTCTGTTTCACCCAGCTTGCGAACGCCCTGGCGGTCCGGTCCGATACGAAATCACTCTTCAAACAAGGCCTCATGTCCAACAAGGCACTTCTCGGCGCGGTCGCCCTGTCCATACTCATGCAGCTCGCGGTTGTCTACGTAGGCCCGCTCAACGCGGTCTTCAGGACACAGCCCCTTACCCTCGGGGAACTGGCCGCCTGCGTGGGGATCTCGTCGATCGTCTTCTTCGCTGTCGAGACAGAAAAGCTGGTCCGCCGCGCGAGGGCGCGACGTGCGGCCGTGAACTCAAAGGGTTGATTTTTCACGATGATGCCCATTATAATGTTGACCAGGCCATGACAATGGAAGGACCTCCGGCGAACAACGCGTATGTCGCATATTTCGACGTGCTGGGATTCACGTCCCGGTTCCTGTCGGGTGACCTCAGGAACCGCTACGAGAAGCTCGTCGCCGCCATCGACGAAAGAGGAGACAAGGACGTGACCTATTTCCTTTTCTCCGACAGCATCGTCGTCATCTCGCGAGTCTTTGCGAAGGTGAGGGAAACGGCGCGCTCCATCTACACGTGGGGCATCCTGAACGATTTCTGGCTCCGCGGCGGCATCGCCCACGGT harbors:
- a CDS encoding cation-translocating P-type ATPase; amino-acid sequence: MENVCYHREPVESLCEHLKSRNTGLGSDEAVRRLDEYGPNELKAKKKKTPAMMLLDQFKDFMILILLGAAVVAGVIGELTDTLIIIAIVIANAVIGFIQEFRAEKAIEALKQMAAPMAAVFRDGSVRSVASRDIVPGDVVLLEAGAIVPADMRLIESAQMRVDEAALTGESVPVEKSVGELCDADISIGDRVNMAYKGTIVTYGRGTGLVVGTGMETELGKIASMLQDEDEVRTPLQKRLAVFGKNLAVAILVICAVVFVIGLLRGERPLLMLLTAISLAVAAIPEALPAVITISLALGAKKMVKKNALIRKLPAVETLGSVTYICSDKTGTLTYNRMTVEELYAQGDIVRSTDEKARTLMDLMRGVALNNDSREGADGAFIGDPTEVALYTVARDNGYERERIETELPRVGEIPFDSDRKCMTTIHSMPGGGFVSYTKGAPDVLIERARTMWVNGMKEPLKKEGILAANEDMAKRGLRVLCVAMRTWETLPGECSIDTMENDLTILGLVGMMDPPRDEAKEAVDLCRTAGIRPVMITGDHPVTAAAIAKRIGILDESSDGVMSGKELAALGDDVFASKVEHIQAYARVAPEQKLKIVKALQERHQFVAMTGDGVNDAPALKRADIGVAMGITGTDVSKEAAHMILLDDNFSTIVQAVREGRKIYDNIRKFIRYLLATNTGEIMTIFFAQILGFPIPLLPIHILWVNLVTDSLPALALSVEPAEDDVMRRPPRNPRESIFSGGLGIQTIWVGGLMAFLVLSMQYVSMTACHGKWQTMVFTVLCFTQLANALAVRSDTKSLFKQGLMSNKALLGAVALSILMQLAVVYVGPLNAVFRTQPLTLGELAACVGISSIVFFAVETEKLVRRARARRAAVNSKG